In Acidimicrobiales bacterium, the DNA window CCCATGGACGACGCCCGGGTGTTCCTCGTCTCCTCCGGGTCCGAGGCCGTGGACAGCGCCCTGAAGCTGGCCCGCCTGGCCCAGGGCCTGCTCGGCCATCCCGAGAAGCAGCTCGTCATCAGCCGGGAGTTCGGCTACCACGGGGTCACCTACGGCGGCATGTCCGCCCAGGGCCTGCCCGCCAACCAGGCCGGCTACGGCGCCATGCACCCCGGGCACGCCACCGTGCCCAACAACGACCTCGAGGCGGTGGCCACCGTGTTCGCCCAGCAGGGCGACGAGATCGCCGCGGTCATCGCCGAGCCGGTGCAGGGCGCCGGCGGCGTCTTCCCTCCGGCCCCCGGCTACCTCGAGGAGCTGCGCCGGCTGTGCGACCGCCACGGGGCCTTCCTCATCGCCGACGAGGTGATCACCGGGTTCGGCCGCCTCGGCCAGTGGTTCGGGTCGACCCACTTCGGCATCCGCCCGGACCTCGTCACCTTCGCGAAGGGCGTCAGCTCGGGGTACCTGCCCCTCGGCGGCGTCGTCGTCGGGCCGGCGGTGCGCGCCGCCCTGGAGGCCGACCCGGCGTTCCTGCTCCGCCACGGCCACACCTACTCCGGCCACCCGGCGGCGTGCGTCGCCGGCCTCACCTCCATGGCCATCACCGAGCGCGAGGAGCTGCTCCCCGCGGCCGAGCGCATCGGCCTGCGGCTCAGCTCGGGGCTGCGGGCCCTCGAGGCCGATGGCCTCGTGGCCGAGGTCCGGGGCGAGGGGGCGGTGTGGGCGGTGAGCCTCCCCGAGGGCAAGGACATCGCCGTCGTGCGCGACGCCATGCGTGCCGACGGAGTCATCGTCCGAGCCGTCCCGCCCAACCACCTCACCTTCTGCCCGCCGCTCGTCATCTCGGACGCGCAGCTCGACCAGTGCGTGGACGTGCTCGAGCGGGCGCTGGCGGCCTGATGGGGCGCCTCGACGACGTCGATCTCAGCCTGCACCTCTCCCGCAAGGAGGAGGCGGAGCGCCTCGCCGCCGCCCAGGAGAAGCTGCTCCGGCTCCGGCTCGAGTGCGGCGGCCAGATCGGCAACGGCGAGCTGGGCCCGCCGCTGTGCGTCCTGTTCGAGGGGTGGGACGCCTCGGGCAAGGGCGGGGCCATCAAACGGCTGGTGGCCAACCTCGATCCCCGCCACGTGCGGGTCGCCCAATTCGCGGCGCCCACGCCCGACGAGCTGCGCCACCACTTCCTCTGGCGGTTCTGGCCGGTGCTGCCGGGTTGGGGCGGCATGGCCGTGCTGGACCGCTCGTGGTACGGGCGGGTGCTGGTCGAGCGGGTCGAGGGCTTCGCCACCCCCGACGAGTGGGATCGCAGCTACGACCAGATCCACGAGTTCGAGTCATCGCTCGCCGACGAGGGCATGGTGCTGGTCAAGTTCTGGCTGCACCTATCCAAGGACGAGCAGATGCGGCGATTCGAGCGCCGCAAGGACGACCCCCTCAAGAGCTGGAAGCTCACGCCCGAGGACATGCGCAACCGCGAGAAGTGGGACCAGTACGTCGAGGCCGTCGAGGACATGCTCGACCGCACCGACCGCCACCGCCACCGCTGGCACGTCATCGAGGCCGAGTCCAAGCGCTTCGCCCGGGTCAAGGTGATCGAGACGGTCATCGCCGAACTCGAGGCCGGCATGGCCCGCGCCGGCACCCGCCCCAAGCCCGGCTGACGGCCAACGGAGGCCTCATGCCGCCCCCGGGTCGGCCGTAGCGGGGGGAGCGGCTGAGCTCGCCGCTTCGACCGTGACGTGGGGCACCAGCCGGTCGAGCCATCGCGGCATCCACCAGTTGCGGTCGCCGAGCAGCGCCATCGTGGCCGGCACGAGGACCATGCGGACGAGGGTGGCGTCGAGGAACACGGCGAGGGCCAGTCCCAGCCCGAAGACCTTGATCTCGCGGATGTCCTCGAACACGAACGACCCGAAGACCACGACCATGATCGCGGCGGCGGCGGTGATGACCCGTGCGGTCGAGGCCAGGCCGTCGGCCACCGAGGTCGTGGCATCGCCCGTGCGGTCGTACTCCTCACGGATGCGGGAGAGCATGAAGACCTCGTAGTCCATCGACAGCCCGAAGACGATGGCGAAGAGCATGAGCGGGATGAACGGGTTGATCGGCCCCTGCTCGATGCCGAGGAGCGTGTCCCCCCAGCCCCACTGGAAGACGGCCACGACCACGCCGTAGGTGGCGGCGATCGAGAGCACGTTCATGAGCACGGCCTTCAGCGGGACCAGCACGGAGCGGAACACCACCAGCAGGACCAGGAACGACACGCCCAGGACCGCGGCGAAGAAGAGCGGCATGCGCTCGGCCAGGTAGTCCGTGACGTCGATGTTGGTGGCAGCGCCGCCCGTGACGTGGACGTCGAGGCCGGCAGCAGCCGCCGCGGGGACCGCATCCTCACGGAGGGTGCGGACGAGGTCGGTGGTGGCCTCGTCCTGGGGTGCCGATGTCGGGATGAGGGTCATCAGGTAGGCGCTGGGGTCCGCCGGATCGTCGACGACGGGTGCGGTCACGGCAGCAACCCCGGGCGTCGCCACCAGGGCCGCGTGCAGGTCGTCGATGCTCGCATCGGTCGTGTCGGGCCCCGTCGTGGCGACGATCACGAAGGGGCCGTTGAATCCGGGGCCGAAGCCGTCGGCGAGCAGGTCGTACGCCTGACGGGTGTCGGTGGCCTCCGGGAAGTTGCCTTCGTCGGTCCAGCCCAGGGTCAGGCCGAGCACCGGCGTGGCCAACACGACGAGGACGACCGCCGCGGCCACCGCCCACGGCCACGGTCGCCGCTGGATGGTGCGGCTCCAGCGGTGCGACAGCGTCGTCTCGGCCGGCTTGGCCGCCCGGTGCGGCACCTCGCGTCGCAGGTCGGGGACGAAGCGACCCGCCACCAGCACCGAGACGGTCACGAGCACTCCGACGGCGACGAGCGGGGTGACGTCGATGCCGACACCGAGGAGAGCGACCGCCGCACCGCCGGCGGCGAGCAGTCCCCGCCACCGGGTGACCTCGAGCCGCCCACCGGTCATGGCGATGAGGGCGGGCAGCAGGGTCACCGACGTGAACATGGTCGCGAGCACCGTGACCGAGATGCCGATCCCCATGCCCGAGAGCATCCCGATGCCGACGAGCAGGAGACCGAGCATGGAGACGACGACGGTGGCGCCGGCGAAGACGACGGCCCGGCCGGCCGTGCCCATCGCGACCACGAGGGCGTCCCTCGGCGGGTGGCCGGCGGCCGCCGCCTCCCGGTAGCGGGTGACGATGAAGAGCGCGTAGTCGATGCCGACGCCCAGCCCGACCATCGTGCCGAGCAGCATCGTGTCCTCCGGCACGGTCGCCACCTGGGTGAGCAGGACGACCGATCCGAGGCCGATGCCGACGCCGCCCAGTGCCACCGCGATGGGCAGGCCCATCGCCAGCACCGACCCGAACGAGACGATGAGCACCACGATGGCGAAGGCGATGCCGATCAGCTCGGTCTGTGGTGGCTCGATGGTGGCCAGGTACTGGCCGCCCGCGAGGACCTCGAGGCCCTCGATCGACGGTGCCTCCTCGGCGATCAGCTCCCCGATCCGGGCCGACTCGGTGTCGTCGATGTCGGCCGAGAGGTGCACCGTGGCGAACGCGAGGCGGCCGGCCAGGGGCCCGGCCGTGGCGATCTGACCCGCCCCCTGATCCGAGTAGGGCGAGACCACCGTGGCGCCCGGTGCGCTCGGGACGCCCTCCTCGTCGGGGAACCCCGCGTCCACGGTGGCGAAGAGCTCCTCCATCGCTCCGACCACTTCGGGATCGTCGACGCCCTGCTCGGCCCGG includes these proteins:
- a CDS encoding aspartate aminotransferase family protein, which gives rise to MALSPFLHPFAPPAKDEAAFVKIVGGEGAVVWDDGGNRYVDAMASLWYCNVGHGRTEIADAVAEQLRTLAGYHCFDPFTNEPAERISAEIVARAPMDDARVFLVSSGSEAVDSALKLARLAQGLLGHPEKQLVISREFGYHGVTYGGMSAQGLPANQAGYGAMHPGHATVPNNDLEAVATVFAQQGDEIAAVIAEPVQGAGGVFPPAPGYLEELRRLCDRHGAFLIADEVITGFGRLGQWFGSTHFGIRPDLVTFAKGVSSGYLPLGGVVVGPAVRAALEADPAFLLRHGHTYSGHPAACVAGLTSMAITEREELLPAAERIGLRLSSGLRALEADGLVAEVRGEGAVWAVSLPEGKDIAVVRDAMRADGVIVRAVPPNHLTFCPPLVISDAQLDQCVDVLERALAA
- a CDS encoding UDP-galactose-lipid carrier transferase, which produces MGRLDDVDLSLHLSRKEEAERLAAAQEKLLRLRLECGGQIGNGELGPPLCVLFEGWDASGKGGAIKRLVANLDPRHVRVAQFAAPTPDELRHHFLWRFWPVLPGWGGMAVLDRSWYGRVLVERVEGFATPDEWDRSYDQIHEFESSLADEGMVLVKFWLHLSKDEQMRRFERRKDDPLKSWKLTPEDMRNREKWDQYVEAVEDMLDRTDRHRHRWHVIEAESKRFARVKVIETVIAELEAGMARAGTRPKPG
- a CDS encoding MMPL family transporter encodes the protein MPTSMIDRAPAVSPPADEGGDGASPRDGSLLSRLGAWCFDHRRAAVALWAGLLAVVFVAAGAVGPAFDSGSAAPASDSDAGFAALEAHFPELGTGGQSGTIVFRAEQGVDDPEVVGAMEELFATVDAGFPDEEGVPSAPGATVVSPYSDQGAGQIATAGPLAGRLAFATVHLSADIDDTESARIGELIAEEAPSIEGLEVLAGGQYLATIEPPQTELIGIAFAIVVLIVSFGSVLAMGLPIAVALGGVGIGLGSVVLLTQVATVPEDTMLLGTMVGLGVGIDYALFIVTRYREAAAAGHPPRDALVVAMGTAGRAVVFAGATVVVSMLGLLLVGIGMLSGMGIGISVTVLATMFTSVTLLPALIAMTGGRLEVTRWRGLLAAGGAAVALLGVGIDVTPLVAVGVLVTVSVLVAGRFVPDLRREVPHRAAKPAETTLSHRWSRTIQRRPWPWAVAAAVVLVVLATPVLGLTLGWTDEGNFPEATDTRQAYDLLADGFGPGFNGPFVIVATTGPDTTDASIDDLHAALVATPGVAAVTAPVVDDPADPSAYLMTLIPTSAPQDEATTDLVRTLREDAVPAAAAAGLDVHVTGGAATNIDVTDYLAERMPLFFAAVLGVSFLVLLVVFRSVLVPLKAVLMNVLSIAATYGVVVAVFQWGWGDTLLGIEQGPINPFIPLMLFAIVFGLSMDYEVFMLSRIREEYDRTGDATTSVADGLASTARVITAAAAIMVVVFGSFVFEDIREIKVFGLGLALAVFLDATLVRMVLVPATMALLGDRNWWMPRWLDRLVPHVTVEAASSAAPPATADPGAA